A single region of the Nicotiana sylvestris chromosome 6, ASM39365v2, whole genome shotgun sequence genome encodes:
- the LOC104233211 gene encoding receptor-like protein 9DC3 — MERLLSLISLFLVYVALAVEVVSLSFGRPLCSSDDTLALLQFKKSLAMTSSDYPLCQSSYPKTTSWNRSSMDCCRWNGVTCDSFTGHVIRLDLSCSEIGGTIHPNSSLFHLHHLQTLDLSFNNFSGSQIPTTIGQLVSLVHLNLSYCFLQGKIPLEISHLSKLISLDLSDDAPNLLQLNQFGFRMFFQNLTRLEVLSLFNVDISSKISSSIINVSSSLRYLDLEETKLYGDLPKSIFLLSNLETLRLSANDLTVSFPKSNWSSSHTLTEIDISYNNVSGGVLPAASLGSFKALKIVKLSQCNLVGSIPESISNLSQVTELDLSYNHLESKIPDVVSNLEKLEFLSLSDNSLSGPLPLTTNGGGLQNLKDVDLSRNSLNCSIPSWMISLPSLIHLTLESNHFSGLLPEFKPNSSLRVLDLFQNQLVGPIPQSLRHLLNLSVLALGSNNLSGEVGAEMLSSMTKLHYLELSSNSFSGEIGAETFSGMTNLRYLDLSHSGLSWSSSNNDNTTNVISTTIHHFFHLNLAFCRVKDFPDFLLNSEELVILNLSGNEIHGDFPKWFEGLNSLQVLNLTQNHVTSLNHLPWQTMTVVDLQSNSLKGPLPSSFCQPNNLDLLNLSYNNLSGEIPICFFISKTLSVLELRGNNFHGPIPNIFSRGNGLHHIGLSKNQLEGPIPRSLINCTYLQVLDLGNNKIHSTFPTWLEMLNELEILVLKSNRFYGPVVAFQTKSPFPNLRIFDLSDNSFTGSLPVEGFKAMMKMDEHKSKLEYMEEKDSYFGNYTDKYEESVTLVMKNQEIILNRILKIFTTIDLSRNNFEGEIPKFIGNLNSLVLLNLSHNNLTGHIPVEMKNMSTLEALDLSFNKLIGKIPEELTILTFLAVLNLSHNHLVGPIPHSNQFNTFPNDSYFGNADLCGFPLSHECGHHKTASVPGLLVEEKDDEPSFLSEMTWSSVLIGYGCGLIFGFIIGYFIYRFQRPRWFIHFFATLIHELTYTAQRAGRRRRRNRRH, encoded by the coding sequence ATGGAGAGATTATTGTCACTTATTTCTTTGTTTCTTGTCTATGTTGCCTTAGCAGTTGAGGTGGTTTCTTTATCCTTTGGCCGTCCACTTTGCTCTTCTGATGATACCCTTGCACTTTTACAGTTTAAGAAATCACTTGCGATGACATCGTCGGACTATCCACTTTGCCAATCTTCTTATCCTAAGACGACGTcttggaataggagtagtatgGATTGTTGTAGGTGGAATGGAGTTACCTGTGATAGTTTCACTGGTCATGTCATTCGTTTGGACTTGAGTTGCAGCGAAATTGGAGGAACTATTCATCCCAATAGTAGCCTTTtccatcttcatcatcttcaAACCCTTGATCTTTCCTTTAACAACTTTTCAGGTTCTCAAATTCCGACGACCATTGGTCAGTTGGTCAGTTTGGTGCATCTCAACCTCTCTTATTGCTTTCTCCAAGGAAAGATTCCGTTGGAAATCTCACACCTCTCCAAATTGATTTCGCTCGATCTCTCTGATGATGCTCCAAATCTTCTTCAACTTAATCAATTTGGATTCAGGATGTTCTTTCAAAACTTGACCAGGTTAGAGGTACTTTCTCTTTTTAATGTAGACATTTCATCCAAGATATCATCATCCATTATTAATGTATCCTCTTCTTTGAGATATCTTGATCTTGAAGAAACTAAATTGTATGGAGACTTGCCAAAAAGCATTTTCCTTCTATCCAATTTGGAAACTCTCAGATTGTCGGCAAATGACCTCACTGTTTCTTTCCCTAAGTCGAACTGGAGCAGTAGCCATACACTAACTGAGATAGATATCTCTTACAACAATGTTTCTGGAGGAGTACTACCCGCCGCTTCACTTGGAAGTTTCAAAGCCTTAAAAATTGTGAAACTTTCTCAGTGCAACCTCGTTGGATCTATTCCAGAATCCATCAGCAACCTTTCACAGGTCACTGAACTGGATCTTTCATATAACCATTTGGAAAGCAAAATTCCTGATGTTGTTTCCAACTTGGAAAAGCTTGAATTCTTGAGTTTGAGTGACAATTCACTCAGTGGCCCACTTCCTTTGACTACTAACGGCGGGGGGCTTCAAAATCTAAAAGATGTAGATTTGTCTCGAAACTCACTCAACTGCTCAATCCCGTCTTGGATGATTAGTCTTCCTTCGTTGATTCATTTAACGTTGGAGAGCAATCATTTCAGCGGACTACTTCCTGAGTTTAAGCCCAACTCCTCTCTACGCGTGCTTGATTTGTTTCAAAATCAACTCGTTGGTCCCATACCTCAATCACTTAGACATCTTCTGAACCTATCTGTTCTCGCTCTTGGATCAAATAATTTGAGTGGGGAGGTCGGAGCAGAAATGCTATCAAGCATGACTAAGCTCCACTACCTTGAACTTTCATCAAATAGTTTTTCAGGTGAGATTGGAGCAGAAACATTTTCAGGCATGACAAACCTCCGATATCTTGATCTTTCTCATAGTGGTTTATCTTGGAGTAGTAGCAATAACGACAACACGACCAACGTCATCAGTACTACTattcatcatttttttcatttaaacTTAGCCTTTTGTCGTGTGAAAGATTTTCCAGATTTCCTATTGAACTCTGAGGAATTGGTGATCTTGAATCTCTCAGGTAATGAAATCCACGGCGATTTCCCTAAATGGTTCGAGGGTTTGAATTCATTGCAAGTCCTTAACCTCACTCAAAACCACGTTACAAGCTTAAACCATCTACCTTGGCAGACAATGACGGTTGTTGATCTTCAATCAAACTCACTCAAAGGACCTTTGCCGTCCTCATTTTGTCAACCAAATAACCTGGATCTTTTGAACTTGTCTTATAATAATTTAAGTGGTGAAATTCCcatttgtttctttatttctaaAACTCTCTCAGTCCTGGAATTACGAGGAAACAACTTTCATGGTCCGATTCCAAACATATTCTCAAGGGGTAACGGGTTACATCATATTGGTTTGAGTAAAAATCAACTGGAAGGTCCGATACCAAGATCATTGATCAATTGTACATATTTACAAGTCCTTGATTTGGGAAACAACAAAATCCATTCTACATTTCCCACCTGGCTAGAGATGCTGAATGAGTTAGAGATTCTAGTATTAAAATCTAATAGATTTTATGGACCTGTCGTTGCTTTCCAAACAAAATCACCATTTCCAAATTTGAGGATATTTGACCTCTCCGACAATTCGTTTACTGGCTCTTTGCCTGTAGAGGGTTTCAAAGCAATGATGAAGATGGATGAACACAAATCAAAACTGGAATATATGGAGGAAAAGGACAGTTATTTTGGAAATTATACAGACAAATATGAGGAATCAGTGACTTTAGTTATGAAAAATCAAGAGATTATATTGAACAGGATCTTGAAGATTTTCACAACAATTGATTTATCAAGGAACAATTTTGAAGGAGAAATCCCAAAGTTTATAGGGAATTTAAATTCACTTGTGCTGCTGAATTTATCTCATAACAACCTCACCGGACATATTCCTGTTGAAATGAAGAACATGAGCACGCTTGAAGCCTTGGACCTTTCATTTAATAAGCTCATTGGGAAAATTCCAGAGGAATTGACAATTCTAACATTTCTCGCGGTTTTAAATCTGTCACACAACCATCTTGTTGGACCTATTCCTCATAGCAATCAGTTCAATACGTTTCCAAATGATTCATATTTTGGAAATGCTGATTTATGTGGATTTCCATTGTCACATGAATGCGGGCATCATAAAACTGCATCAGTACCAGGCCTGTTGGTTGAAGAAAAAGATGATGAGCCGAGTTTTCTTAGTGAAATGACTTGGAGCTCTGTCTTAATTGGATATGGTTGTGGCTTGATTTTTGGATTTATCATTGGCTATTTCATTTACCGATTTCAAAGGCCAAGATGGTTCATACACTTTTTTGCAACTCTcattcatgaattgacatatacagCACAGAGGGCAGGTCGAAGACGGCGCAGGAACAGAAGACACTGA